The region TGCTGCCGTAAAAATATACCTCGGCATCGGCACTTTTTTAATCAGCCCGGCATGCGCCCGCATCGACCGCATCCCCTGATTGGTGCTCGACTTAAAGAAATCAAGCAGCAGTTTTGCCGTCAGCAGATATACCGGGAAATTGGCGATTTGCGTGCCAAACAAGTTGGAAAAAATAATCGTCATGATAATCATGATCAGGAGCGGGTTTAAAAAGCTCCACAATACACCCAGCACCGAATCTTTATATTTCTTTTTAAAATCTTTTCTTACTAATATAGACATGAGATATTTGTATTTTTTAATGTTATCTATATAATCTCGAATTATCGATGTTAATGTCACATTTCTTACTCCTATCGTTTATGCGGTAGTTCGTTCGGTTCGTGCGTTTGTGCGAGAGTTCGCACGTTTGCTCGAGAATTCGCACGTTTGAAGCGGCAGTTCGATCGTTTGGGCGAGACTTCGCACGTTTCGACCGCTAGTTCGCTCGTTTCGCGCGGGACTTCGCTCGTTTGGACTGGTAGTTCGCACGTTTGCTCGAGAGTTCGCACGTTTCAACCAGCAGTTCGCTCATTTGCGAGAGAGTTCGCACGTTTCGACCGGTAGTTCGCTCATTTGCGAGAGAGTTCGCACGTTTCGACCGGCAGTTCACACATTTGCGCGAGAATTCGCACGTTTATCCGGCAACCTATACACTATTAAGCTTTTTCTATTTTCCAAGATACGCTTGTAATGCCTGTCTCCACTCCCTGAGCGGTTGGAACCCGTTATAGATTAACGCATCGTTTCCCAGCACCGAATATTTCGGGCGGGTTGCTTTGCTGGCAAACTGACCGCTGATAATCGGCTCGACTTTGATCGAGATGCCGGCCTCTTGAAAGATGGCTTCAGCCAATTCATGCCTTGAACAGATGCCGCTGTTGCTCGCATGGTAGATTCCATATTTTTCAGTCTGAATGAGTTCAATCAGAAATTCTGCCAAATCCGGCGTATAGGTTGGGGAGCCGATTTCATCGTACACAACCTGCAATGTATCTCTTGTTTCCGCCAGCCGGAGCATCGTTGAGACAAAATTTTTTCCGTTTTCCCCAAAAATCCAGGAGGTCCGGACAATAAACCATCTCGTGCTGAGCCCCCGGAGAAGCTCTTCACCTAACCATTTCGTTTTCCCGTATTCATTTACGGGGTTCGGCGGATCAAACTCCTGATATGGCTGAACAGCCGTCCCGTCGAAAACAAAGTCTGTGCTGATATAACACACTTTCGCATTGATTTTTTCAGCGGCGGAAGCGATGTTCCGTGTGCCATTGACATTCACGTTATACGCTTTCCGTCGGTCCGTTTCAGCCTCCTCGACATTGGTATATGCCGCCGCATGGATGATCACGTCCGGCTTGATATGCTCAACGAAGGCCGAAATCTCATCCTGGTTCGTGATGTCCAATTCGTTGCTTGATGGTGCGTGAATGTCGAATTTTGTCGAATTTAATTGATTCATTATATCATAACCCAGTTGCCCGCTTGCGCCTGTCACCATAACAATCATGTTAAACCTTCTTTACTTGGAGTAATATGCACTGTAATATTCCCGATAATCGCCGGATACGACGTGATTCAGCCAATCCTGATTGTTCCTGTACCAGTCAACTGTTTCCTGGAGTCCCGTTTCAAATGAATACCCGGGCTCCCACCCCAGTTCAGTACTGATTTTTGATGCATCAATCGCATACCGGAAATCGTGTCCTTTCCGGTCAGGTACAAATGTAATCAGCGATTCCGGCGCATCCATCAGGTTAAGGAGCATTTTTGCCATGTCCAGATTGGAATGCTCATTGTTTGATCCGATATTATAAATTTCCCCGGGCTTGCCATCATGAAGCACGCGGTCAAGCGCGCGGCTGTGGTCCTCAACGTATATCCAGTCACGGACGTTTTGCCCGTCGCCGTAGATTGGGATTTCCCGGCCTTCCCGAACATTGTTGATCATTAACGGAATCAGCTTCTCGGGAAACTGATATGCTCCGTAATTATTCGAACAGCGCGTGATGTTCACCGGAAAGTTGTACGTTTTGTAATAGGAGCGGACAAGCAGATCCGCACTTGCTTTGCTCGCACTGTACGGACTGTTCGGTGCAATCGGCGAATTTTCCGTAAAGCTCCCGTCCGTATCCAGCGACCCGTATACTTCATCGGTGGACACCTGAACATATTTCTGCGTATTGTATTTTTTCGCCACGTCCAGCAAAACCTGCGTGCCCATAATATTCGTACTGACAAATACATCCGGCTCGTTGATGCTTCTGTCAACATGTGACTCGGCAGCAAAATTGACGACCGCATCGAAGTTTTCTTTTTGAAACAGCGCATCCACTGTGGCGCGATCGGTGATGTCGCCTTTTACGAATGTGTAGTTTTGGCTGTTTTCAAGCTTTTTTAAGTTTTCCAGATTCCCGGCATAAGTCAGCGCGTCCAGATTAACAACTTCATACTCCGGATAGTTTTTCAGCATATACTGGACAAAGTTGCTGCCGATAAATCCGGCACCGCCTGTGATAAGTAGTTTCATCGCATGTTCCTCCTAAAAGTTGATCCCCGCTTCTGACAGAAATGGCTGCTGCCGGTCTTTTTCAGAAAGCACCGGATCAGCAAGCGGCCAGTTGATGCCGATTTCCGGGTCGTTCCAGCGTATGCCCTTATCGTGTTCCGGCGCATAAAATTCATCAACTTTGTACAAAACTTCCACATTTTCGGTCAATGTACAAAATCCATGGGCAAACCCTTTCGGCACGAGCAGTTGTTTTTTATTGTCGGCGCTCAATGTAGTGCTAGTCCACTCGCCAAATGTCGGTGAATCTTTCCGGATATCAACCGCAACATCAAAGATCTCACCACGTATACACCGGACCAGTTTCGCCTGTGCCATCGGATTGGCCTGATAATGCAGTCCCCTCAGCACACCTTTTGCTGCCGACAGGGAATGGTTGTCCTGTACAAATTCGTTATGAATCCCCTTTTCAGCAAATTTCTTTTGGTTGTATGATTCCATAAAGAAGCCCCGGTTATCCTCGAATACCGCCGGCTCAATGATTAGGACTCCCGGAAGTTTGGTTTCGGTTATGTTCATTGGTATACCTCGGTTTCTGTTTGGTTGTTTATTTCGATTAATGCTTGTGTTGATTTGATTAATGTTTGTTGGTGCGTTTATTTTCCATTAATATAATGCGCGAGTGCGTTTATCTCCACTCCATACCATCATTTTCGGTCAATACTCTTCATTAAATACTTCCCATATGAACTTTTAATCAACCCTTCGGCAAGTTCCTTCAGCTGTTCTTTTGAAATGTAGCCTTTCAAATAAGCAATTTCCTCCAGACAGGCAATTTTCAGGCTCTGCCGTTTTTCGATTACTTCAATAAACTGGGAAGCTTCCAGCAGCGATTCATGTGTACCGGTATCCAACCAGGCAAAACCTCGCCCCAACTGTTCAACCTGCAAGTCCCCTGCCTCGAGATACATCTGATTCAAGTCGGTAATTTCGAGTTCGCCGCGGTCGGAAGGTGTCAGTTTTTTTGCAAAATCAACAACCCGATTATCATAAAAATACAGCCCGGTAACCGCGTAATTCGACGCAGGCTGCTGCGGTTTTTCCACAATCGATTCAACCGTTCCATTCGCATCGAAATCAATAACCCCGAACCGCTCCGGGTTGTTTACATAGTATCCGAAAATGGTCGCACCATTTTGTCTGTTAGATGCTTTTTCCAGTAAGTTCGTCATGCCCTGCCCGTAAAAAATGTTATCTCCTAGTATGAGCGCAACATGATCATCCCCGATAAAGTCTTCCGCCAAAACAAATGCCTGCGCGATTCCATCCGGCGACGGCTGCTCTTGATAAGATAATGAAATACCAAGCTCGGTGCCGTCACCAAGCAATTCCTGAAAACGCGGCAAATCCTTTGGCGTTGAAATAACCAAAATGTCCGTGATCCCGGCAAGCATCAGAATGGAAAGCGGATAATAGATCATCGGTTTGTCGTACACCGGTAGCAATTGTTTCGATATGGACCTCGTCAGCGGGTAAAGCCTCGTGCCGCTTCCCCCCGCAAGAATTATTCCTTTCATCTGTATATCTCCAATTCCGGTAAGATTTGCTATCATTATAACCCAGCAGAACCCCGGATAAAATATCTTTCATGTTTAGTTTTTTTTACATTGTTAAAAGTCCGAAATATTGTGTCCGTCTGAAAAAATAGGTGCGAAACCCTATATTCCTGGCACCAATGTCGAAATCTGCAAAACTATCAAATTGCGAAAAAATTACAGTATTACATTCATATTACAAATACGACAAAGTTCTATTAATATTTTACACACTCATGCTATACTTATATGTAATTTCTACCAAAACTACATGAAGGGAGATTAACAGATTTGACCAATAAGAAAATATTCATGTCGGTAACTGCAAGTGCTTTCATTGCGTCAGCTTTTATTGGTGTTCAGGATGCCGAAGCTGCTTCATACAAAGTTAAAAGCGGCGATTCACTTTGGGGCATAGCACAGAAACACAATACGAGCGTCGCAAACTTAAAGGACTGGAACGACTTAAGCAGCAACTTAATTTTCCCAAATCAAATACTGGAAACATCATCCAACTCTAACTCTAATTCTACCAATCAATCTACTAATAATAATGGTAAGTCTACATATAAAGTGAAGAGCGGTGACACGCTGAGCGGTATCGCATCAAAACATAATATTTCATTATCTCAGTTGATGAAGTGGAATAACCTCGATTCCTGGATGATTTATCCTGGTGATGTGTTTGTTGTGACGAAAAATGGCGGTGGCGAGTCTAATAATGATTCCAGCTCCGACTCTAATACTTCGACAAGCGAACCGGCAACTGGTTCCGCGACGGTATATACGGTTAAATCCGGAGACACACTATCTGAAATCGGCGCACAGTATGGCGTTTCAGTCAGGGAACTAAAACGGTGGAATGAATTGTCGTCCAGCTTGATTTACGTTGGGCAGAAGTTGAATATTGGATCATCGGCGGCAGGATCTGATGCAGGTGAGGGTGCAGGTTCGGATTCTGATTCATCCAGCAATTCCGGCTCAAATTCAAGCGGATCTGCCGTTGACACAGACTATAACGTAAACGAGCTGATCAGCACCGCCAAAAGTCTAACAGGCGTCGGCTATGCATGGGGCGGCAGCTCACCATCCGGATTCGACTGCAGCGGATTTATTCATTACGTATATAATCAGGCAGGCAAAGACATCAGCCGCATGTCCAGCGCCAGCTACTTTAACCGCGCATTCTATGTAAACAACCCACAAGTCGGAGATCTCGTATTTTTCGAAAACACCTATACATCAGGCATCTCCCACATGGGCGTTTATCTCGGCAATAATGAATTCATCCACGCCAGCGCAGACGGAGTAGAAATCACCAACCTGGACAACCCGTATTGGAGCAAACATTTTGATAGCTTTAAGCGGTTTTATTAATTTATTATGCAGAAAGCCATTCGGTTCTGACCGAATGGCTTTTTTAATTTGATAAGAAGATTTTCGGCAGGGGCCGAAAATCAACTGACTCGTGAGTTTGAGCTATTCTCTCCAGACTTTTATGCATTCTCTCCCGAGTTCGGGCTGCTCTCTCCCGACTTTTACGTATTCTCTCCCGAGTCCGGGCTACTCTCTCCCGACTTTTACGCATTCTCTCCCGAGTTCGGGCTGCTCTCTCCCGACTTTTACGCATTCTCTCCCGAGTTCGGGCTGCTCTCTCCCGACTTTTACGCATTCTTTCCCGAGTTCAAGCTGCTCTCTCCCGACTTTTACGCGTTCTCCCCCGAGTTCGGGCTGCTCTCTCCCGACTTTCACGCATTCTCTCCCGAGTTCGGGCTGCTCTCTCCCGACTTTTACGCATTCTCTCCCGAGTCCGGGCTGTATCCTTTCAAAGCCTCCATATCCTATAATTTTCATCATAATTCAGACCAAAATCTCTTAACAGCTTAGTAGCAATATTTTTTGAATCGAATCGCAACCATTTCATACACTCGGAATTTCTAATATACGGCCTAAACAAAATAAAAAAATCTTCTAATGCAGTCTTATGTGCATCTATTGAAAATAACCCACACTTTACACACTTCCATCCTTTATACACCCGCTGCATCCCCAGTAACCTGCACTCCGGACACATCACTCCAGGTGACAAATCCCGCAGTTGAATGCCGTACTGCCTGATAATATCACGATCATACTCGATGCAATCGCGTAAGATCTGCTTTCCTATTTTCCAATCCGGCAACTGTTTCTGACCAGCATCTGCCAATACTTGTTCTTTCTCCAGTATCATGGAAGGAATGCGGGCACCATGTGCGACAACTTTTGCTAGCTCTTTTTCATCCCCTGCCACTTCAATAATGGTGGAGGGATCGGCGATGGCGACAAAATAATGGATGGGAATGTCGGGCATGTTATGCTGGAATAAATAATTTTGCAGGTGAAATTGTTGGTTTTCGATTTGTGTGATCGGGTATTCGAAGCCGGATTCAATAGTTCCGTCGCTACGGATGAGCTGTCGGAGGTTAGTGTTAAAGATGATCTTATCCTTGAAATGTTTCGCTTCTACAAGGTAAATGGCGTGTTTTCCGCAAATAACATTGTCGGATTGGGAAGCTTTTCCATTTACTTGGAGGCATACATCCTGGATAATTGTGTATCTGGAGGCGAGATTGTCGAGGTAATAGTCCACTTTCTTTTCGCCAATATAGCCGCGCTGACGTTTAGCAGCATCCTGCTTCATTTCGGATAGTCTGGGGTAATTGGGTGCCAGCCTTGGAATGATAGCGTCAAGCTTCACAAGCGGCCGTGGCTTTTTACGTGTTCTGATTTTCATTCATGTTCACTTCCTGTTTTTCATTCTATTATAAAACACTTCCTTTCAAATTAAAATTTGTCAAAATAGACTGCATCACCTGCAAAATGGAATTTTTGAGTACCAAAACGATCCAAAATACCAAAACCTCATACCTAATCAAAATATGGATCGTGTTTCGAATGCAAAATTTATTTTTCAAAAAAAAAGAGGCTGGGACATAACTAGCCAAAAATAACTTAAAAATGGTTCCGATCATCGATTGTTGGTGATCGGAACCATTTTGATTTGGATTATTTTTATGATCTGTTGGTTGATTTACGTTCATGGCAGTGTACTTTCGCAAGTTCACCGCCATGAATGCAAATCCTAATTCATTTTCCACTTTCTCTTTGCCCCGTACAGAAAAACGGGTGAAACGCAAATTAGCCTTCAAGAATCCGAAGACTGGTTCCACCTCAATTTTACGTTTACCGTAAATTTCACCAGTTTCTTTTTCCGAAAGCTGTTGTCTCGTATATGCTTTTTGTTGCTCCCACTTTTGGTTATAATAAATTCTTCGGTTATGGCCTTCCTTTGCTTTGGTGCATTGGGATCGTAACGGACAACCGGAACAGTCTTCACATTCATAAACTTTAAATGTCCTTGTATAACCATATCGGTCTGTTCGGTTGGACATATAGCGGAAGGTTAATCTTTTACCATTCGGACAGGTAAAGGTATCATTTTCCTCGCTATATTCCCAATTGGCTACATTAAAGGCGTTTTCCTTATATTTCTTTTTCTTCTCTTTACGGTATTGGTTATACGTAATCAGTGGCGTGCGTTTCCGATTCTCGATGACGTCTTCGTAGTTTTGTTCACTTCCATAGCCTGCGTCAGCGACAATATACGTCGGTAGCTTAAAGAAACGTTCCTCGATATGATCCAGAAAAGGAATGAATGTACGTGTATCTGTCGGGTTTGGAAACACATCATAAGCGAGCGCATATTGTCCTTCTGTCGCAAGTTGCACATTATAGCCTGCTTTCAGTTGGCCATTTCTCATATGGTCATCTTTCATTCGCATAAACGTGGCATCATGATCTGACTTGGAGTAACTGTTGCGTGTTCCGAAGGATTCCATGTCCTGCTGGTATTTCTGTTTGCGTGCCACGTAATCCTTAAATTGTTTACGATATTGTTTCGGTGTTTTGCGTTCGGAGCGAAGCCGTTTCCGTTTGCTTCCATCTTCACTTGCTTCGATTTTTTTATTATACGCTTCACCGTTCTCATCCAGCTTTTCGACTCCTTTTTCGAGCTCATCGGCAGATAGCTCATCTGCGCTTTCCCGTTCGATTTCCGGAATAATTTCTTTTTCCAATAGTTCATCATACATCTGGTTGGACTTCTCCACCAAATTGGCACTGTATTTTTCAATCGCTTTACGCCAAACAAATGTATACTTATTGGCATTCGCTTCGATTTTGGTTCCGTCCATAAAAATCGCTTCTTCATCTATCTGTTCTTCCTGTACAAGCTGACAACGAAATTGCACGAAGCACTGACGCAATAGTTCTTTGACCTCTGGATGAACACGGAATCGATTGATGGTGCGATAACTCGGCTCATATCCCTGGGCTAACCACATCATACGTACACTATCGTTCAGTAATCCTTCCACCTTTCTGCCAGAGAAAACAGATTGCGTGTAAGCACATAAAATAATTTTCATCATCATGCGTGGATGATAAGCTGGACAACCAGTGTCACGTAAAAAGTTAATGAATGCATCATCCGGAATAGCTTCCACTATGTCATTCACAGCGTAAGCAATATCATCTTCTTGAAGTTTTATTTCTAAATCTAACGGCAAAACCACTTGATTCATGTTATAATGTTTAAACATAAGGACACCTCCGATGATTATTGTGTGGTTACTTTAATTTTATCAGAAGGTGTCCTTTTTGTTTATTAAAAGCAAAAAAATAAGCGTGGTCTTTCCACTTAATGGTGGAGACCACGCTTATTCTATTTTACTGGGTTTTGTCCCAGCCTCTTCTAATCAATTATTCTACCGTATACGCATTCAAATGCCTATTTCCCATAAACCGATACACCGGCACCTCATCCCCCTCATCCGCAGGGATATAGTTAAAAGTTACATAGCTGTTATCATTTTCAGGTTCCAATGCAACTGAAATCAGGTTGGCTGTTGGCTGTGCCATGGTGTAAACATAGCTCCCTTCAGGAAAATGAACTTTTTCCGTAGTGATGTCCGTTTCCACATTATTGAGGTAATGTCCCTCGTACGGATCATCTGCAATGTTTTGCTCGGTTACAGTGTAGCTTCCCACTTCCAGTGTAACGGACTTGCGGAGCTTTTTAACCTCAACGCCCTGCGTTTGGAGTTTCTTTGCCACCTTCTCAAACGAAGCCGGCATGATATAAGCGGTTGGACGTTCTCTTACCAATGTTGGGACACTGTCCAGCGAGCTTCGGTACGCTACTGAAATCTCTTTTGTTGCTCCTTCCGCAATGTCTACTACGGTCAGATTCTCATTCGGGTGCACCGTACGTTCACTTTCAACAACGATTTCATCATCATCGTTAGCCTGTCTGCCTTTTTTCACAACATCTTTTCGAACCTTTGCTACCATTTTTTCAATTTGTTTGGCGTTTTTAGCAGTAATATCCATAATACTCATATGTGAAGTGATTTGACCGACAACACGCCGTTTAAAATTTTCCCGGCCGATACCGATGCCGCGGCTTTCTACAAGAAAAGACAGAGAAGGCTGCAGACCGAAT is a window of Virgibacillus ihumii DNA encoding:
- the rfbD gene encoding dTDP-4-dehydrorhamnose reductase — its product is MIVMVTGASGQLGYDIMNQLNSTKFDIHAPSSNELDITNQDEISAFVEHIKPDVIIHAAAYTNVEEAETDRRKAYNVNVNGTRNIASAAEKINAKVCYISTDFVFDGTAVQPYQEFDPPNPVNEYGKTKWLGEELLRGLSTRWFIVRTSWIFGENGKNFVSTMLRLAETRDTLQVVYDEIGSPTYTPDLAEFLIELIQTEKYGIYHASNSGICSRHELAEAIFQEAGISIKVEPIISGQFASKATRPKYSVLGNDALIYNGFQPLREWRQALQAYLGK
- the rfbB gene encoding dTDP-glucose 4,6-dehydratase translates to MKLLITGGAGFIGSNFVQYMLKNYPEYEVVNLDALTYAGNLENLKKLENSQNYTFVKGDITDRATVDALFQKENFDAVVNFAAESHVDRSINEPDVFVSTNIMGTQVLLDVAKKYNTQKYVQVSTDEVYGSLDTDGSFTENSPIAPNSPYSASKASADLLVRSYYKTYNFPVNITRCSNNYGAYQFPEKLIPLMINNVREGREIPIYGDGQNVRDWIYVEDHSRALDRVLHDGKPGEIYNIGSNNEHSNLDMAKMLLNLMDAPESLITFVPDRKGHDFRYAIDASKISTELGWEPGYSFETGLQETVDWYRNNQDWLNHVVSGDYREYYSAYYSK
- the rfbC gene encoding dTDP-4-dehydrorhamnose 3,5-epimerase, with protein sequence MNITETKLPGVLIIEPAVFEDNRGFFMESYNQKKFAEKGIHNEFVQDNHSLSAAKGVLRGLHYQANPMAQAKLVRCIRGEIFDVAVDIRKDSPTFGEWTSTTLSADNKKQLLVPKGFAHGFCTLTENVEVLYKVDEFYAPEHDKGIRWNDPEIGINWPLADPVLSEKDRQQPFLSEAGINF
- the rfbA gene encoding glucose-1-phosphate thymidylyltransferase RfbA: MKGIILAGGSGTRLYPLTRSISKQLLPVYDKPMIYYPLSILMLAGITDILVISTPKDLPRFQELLGDGTELGISLSYQEQPSPDGIAQAFVLAEDFIGDDHVALILGDNIFYGQGMTNLLEKASNRQNGATIFGYYVNNPERFGVIDFDANGTVESIVEKPQQPASNYAVTGLYFYDNRVVDFAKKLTPSDRGELEITDLNQMYLEAGDLQVEQLGRGFAWLDTGTHESLLEASQFIEVIEKRQSLKIACLEEIAYLKGYISKEQLKELAEGLIKSSYGKYLMKSIDRK
- a CDS encoding C40 family peptidase, whose product is MTNKKIFMSVTASAFIASAFIGVQDAEAASYKVKSGDSLWGIAQKHNTSVANLKDWNDLSSNLIFPNQILETSSNSNSNSTNQSTNNNGKSTYKVKSGDTLSGIASKHNISLSQLMKWNNLDSWMIYPGDVFVVTKNGGGESNNDSSSDSNTSTSEPATGSATVYTVKSGDTLSEIGAQYGVSVRELKRWNELSSSLIYVGQKLNIGSSAAGSDAGEGAGSDSDSSSNSGSNSSGSAVDTDYNVNELISTAKSLTGVGYAWGGSSPSGFDCSGFIHYVYNQAGKDISRMSSASYFNRAFYVNNPQVGDLVFFENTYTSGISHMGVYLGNNEFIHASADGVEITNLDNPYWSKHFDSFKRFY
- a CDS encoding nuclease-related domain-containing protein, coding for MKIRTRKKPRPLVKLDAIIPRLAPNYPRLSEMKQDAAKRQRGYIGEKKVDYYLDNLASRYTIIQDVCLQVNGKASQSDNVICGKHAIYLVEAKHFKDKIIFNTNLRQLIRSDGTIESGFEYPITQIENQQFHLQNYLFQHNMPDIPIHYFVAIADPSTIIEVAGDEKELAKVVAHGARIPSMILEKEQVLADAGQKQLPDWKIGKQILRDCIEYDRDIIRQYGIQLRDLSPGVMCPECRLLGMQRVYKGWKCVKCGLFSIDAHKTALEDFFILFRPYIRNSECMKWLRFDSKNIATKLLRDFGLNYDENYRIWRL
- a CDS encoding IS1182 family transposase, yielding MFKHYNMNQVVLPLDLEIKLQEDDIAYAVNDIVEAIPDDAFINFLRDTGCPAYHPRMMMKIILCAYTQSVFSGRKVEGLLNDSVRMMWLAQGYEPSYRTINRFRVHPEVKELLRQCFVQFRCQLVQEEQIDEEAIFMDGTKIEANANKYTFVWRKAIEKYSANLVEKSNQMYDELLEKEIIPEIERESADELSADELEKGVEKLDENGEAYNKKIEASEDGSKRKRLRSERKTPKQYRKQFKDYVARKQKYQQDMESFGTRNSYSKSDHDATFMRMKDDHMRNGQLKAGYNVQLATEGQYALAYDVFPNPTDTRTFIPFLDHIEERFFKLPTYIVADAGYGSEQNYEDVIENRKRTPLITYNQYRKEKKKKYKENAFNVANWEYSEENDTFTCPNGKRLTFRYMSNRTDRYGYTRTFKVYECEDCSGCPLRSQCTKAKEGHNRRIYYNQKWEQQKAYTRQQLSEKETGEIYGKRKIEVEPVFGFLKANLRFTRFSVRGKEKVENELGFAFMAVNLRKYTAMNVNQPTDHKNNPNQNGSDHQQSMIGTIFKLFLASYVPASFFLKNKFCIRNTIHILIRYEVLVFWIVLVLKNSILQVMQSILTNFNLKGSVL